The genomic window aaatatatttttcaaattaaaaccttgatccttttcacccaattccaatcctctgaaaaatagcGAGATCGGCCTGATTTCTGATCACGGGAtaaggacatccctaattttgaCGGTTGCCATAGTCATGGAACTTCTCAGACATCTCCTTAATTTAAGACTTGACATTTATCCCTCCCTGAGAAGGATACAAAAGCACTTCATGCATGTTAATGCAGCTGTAGTAATAGTACAAGCTAGTATTGATGAGTATTTGAAGGAGACTAGTGATATGCTGGCTCCTCACATTGAGAACCAACACAGTCCTAATTAAAACGGGTCTCTTGCTAAACGCGGTTTCCCCATGCACCCCTACTTGTTGTAGTCCTGCAGAGAAAGCTGGAGTTTAGTCCAAAGCTGAGGGTCACCGCTTCCGAGGGCTTCCAGCAGGAGCGCCGTATGCTCCCGGAGAAGCTGAATCTGACTTTGGGTACGTTTGTTGTCCTTGATCAGCTGCTTGGTGCGCATGGTGATGCCTAGCAAGCCGCAGTTGCTGAGAATGTTGTAGGTATTGCTGAAACGCTTCAACTTATCGCTTTCTGCCAAAAGGCCGTCTGGGCAAATGTCAGGGTTGTTGTCCAGCTCGGTCCTAGACTCGTAAGTTCGAGGGGACGGCGAGGTGGTCACCGTCATTGAAGAAAGACACTTCTCATTAAGCGGTTCAGAGTTTTCGGCTGGCAAAGTAGAGCAATTGGCCGATACTTCCTGTTGGGTCCACTCAGGGACAGAAGTGCCGCGTTGCCCGTTACGGTGTTGATATCTCCTGTGTCGCTGGTCGTACACTGAAGATGAATTACCCCTGATCCTGGAGGATCCTGGCCTCTTGGACAGTGTATCCGCAGAGTTTGGGGCAATCCTAGGATATGACTTGAGGGTGGACATGTAACTTTTTGACTGAGGGGTATTTTCAGGGGTTGTCTTTGGAGATATCATGGGTTGAAGCAGAACCATCTGAGATTGAGGCATGACATCGAGGGATGAAGGAAAGCCCCACTGTTTCTCATTTGCGTTCACGTGTGATGGCTACAAACAGGAAGACAGATCATATCATCAAgagtctttatttatttttcttgaaatTAAAGCATACCTGACGTCAAAGCATTCttattttcgtcaacgatgactatgacgagctaaaaatgtgtcttgggagactttaCACGAAATGCCGGCTTTCGTCTGATGAGATGTAAATGTGACATATTTTCTGTCATATGCTCAAAATgcctgatattttcttattgtacgtgtagttagcctgcattgtagtagtgtttgggtcgtgtcactcaagggagatgtgctgcgcctctccctcattcACCTCACCGCAGTTTAAGATGTGTTTCATGCTAAGGtgtgttttgaaacacatggtaagatttgttttcttatcttggcaagagggaatatgccatgttgctttagcctttaaaggtttgtCCTGCGTGATCATCACACATATCATCTCACACTAAATGTTACGAAtacgcatgtgccggtatgagattttgacggcacgataaccgtgagcaaaaataccgcggtttcacggcatcacggtattgcaattatagctccaaaattttgagatgtatgggttttaaaaaaaaaaaaaacttttttccatttaacaggttttttttcagaacatatttgcaaattggaacatgaatataatgtgaaaataaattaatgtgaaaataaataaattaacaaaaaataacaaatattttatataaaattaaaataaatagaacctagactatacccacagccagagctcaagttgctcaataatagagcaagaacaaaataattgctataaaaaagtaaaaacacttctaaataaaattaaaaatatatactgtatgactttttttgagggggagaagctgaagtttcgccattttcagccactgtgtcaactctcttcaacatgatgtcatgcctttgtgttaaaaagaacaaagaattcataagttaataagttagttaaaaatgtataagttagttttataagttagttaaaatgtaaatattgttgaggtttcaaggtttcatctaaaacaaaaagtgaggagtgagacctcctttcgcaattagcgatctttgacgcgatcctcCCCccattcattcaagcttgtttctcactcagcggctgtgagacataaaacgtcgacgaagctgctctcccagtttagcctaggctaacattcgtctttgtaagttttagttagtttgtatattgaatttgaaaggaaaatgtatgttttgtttttggcgacctttttcatggtgctactgctatcctgttgaacctactcacatgtggaaaaatacaattgcataacgttttaaatgtattcatttgtatatttcaccacgatttgagagctcaataaattgaagaaaagtacgccttgtgtttcgagggtttgtttttgggtttgctggctgtttagcagaatagcgtcactgacactcacggcaacaaacgggaagggtgagcgctgtcgcaccaagccacttcggctgcattttggcacatgaaaaatagcgaataccgtactaaggtatgacggaaaattttagtggttttgaaaccgcgacgttttcacactacggtaaaccgtgaaaccggtaaccggcacatgtctagttacGAATAGCGTTTGCATATCATTTATGTTAGTATTAGCGTTCACTTCAGTGTGGCGAGAATCCTCTTCAACTctctgacaacttttttttagcatacagtttgtggtgtcCAGGTCAGGTCTGCAGACTGCTCCTAAATGGGGGCGTTTCACCCCTAAAATTTGACACAATGCGAGTAAATCTTCTTGCACCTGTGCAAGGAcagattttatattttttaaaaacattattcTTTAATTCCAGCCCAGGTGAATTAAATTAAAGACTTATTAATCTTGTTTGAGATGGGGGCAGGCAAAACAGGACGTCAAATAGTGTGATCTAGTCGCTGCTAAAAGTCACACCTAATCAATTGTATGACACCAAACAAGTGGAGCTACAAAAACAACATAGGATATCTGTAAATGATATCACTTGACCTATCTGTTATATTCTAACCACATTTCTTGCAATAGACCTGCAAAGTCAAGATTCTTGTTGAATTTCATAATTTTGATAGCGCCAATGTTTAGTTACGCTTGCGTGAAATCTAgcataaacttctcagaaatccTAGATGGGACAAGTTTTAAAAGTACAATGGTACCTATACAAACGATTGCATTGACATACGATCCGTTCGAcacccgacgtaaaatttgaatcgacatttgtctcgacatatgacgacatgttcGAAATATGAGGATTTATGGCAGCTTCGCCATTtcagttttcccgcaagacatgCGCACGGCAGACTTTCTTGTGAGGGAAATCAACATGATTCTCAAGAAGGttaagtgcaggtggtgaaaaaaaaggtgacgcttaccactgGAATTGAGAAGGAAATGATTATAAAATATGAGCAATTCAGTGAACTGGCTTAACAATCCGGCTGGAATATGTCTAACATCTTGAGGACGACTCTCATTATCATGATTATTCTAACATCAGCGAGGAAGtatccagcttcgtcaggtttttaatcatttatttcagaacttatgcaacacaacacagATACTGTTTGCCATACCCGACgctaacaacaacagaacatagaAAGAGGAAGTAGAATTTCTGCCGCACCTCTCACCGTCTCGACACTCACACAGTGCGTTCAGGGGAAGCAGGAAAAACACAACAGCCACATTACtgtagaacccaattcgtttcactattattccgatttgtatataaaatgtatttgttttgctatgtgtaattgttatttgtaattgtgcctgcagtatttatgaaggatttggcgtagattttgggctgtggaacaaattaatcaaactataatgtatttttatgggcaAATACCACTCAACATAGGACCATTTCCACATACCaactaggtcctggaacaaatcaaattcgtatgtagatgtaccactgtattagtatttaacataaaaaaaaagccaggtaTGTTTTTCATCTACTCGCACATACGCGACCAGTTACATTGCagggtttttgttgttgttgtttttactgCTGACAAACTCCTTCACGGTTAAATCCACTAGCTGGCGGTAATCTAACAATCTGGTTTGCCAaaggaaaatacaacagaagaaaaagaaggtggTGGTTAGCGATTTGTGGCACGATTAAGGGGCTCGTCACATGGGACACTATGAGCAATGGCAAAATGCGAAATTCATGACCGTTGAGCTAAAAGCCAAAACACGGGGTGCGATGCGACCGCAGCGGCAAGCGACATCACTGACTAATCTCTGATTAGCTGTGAATTTGGGGAGCATTTTGAAATTTCTGAGTGCCAACAACTTTCCATACTGCTGCAAAAAACATGCCGAGAGGTATCATAAAGTATGTGCTGGTcgcacactgctaaaatgatacGCTCTCCATGTGATAAAGTGTGGCGTGAGGTGATGTCCATTTCCGGGTTGGCCAGTGTTCtcacagcagtgttgtttttggcagccgtttaaattttcgtcttagtcttttggaccaaAATACTTTTGTGTCTTagtaatattttagtcatttcaaaatgtgatcgtcttcgtctagttttagtcaaggaaaattcaaatttcatcttgttttagtcgacaattctcaaaatattttcgtctataaacttaaaaagttttagtccatgaataaataaatgaaaggtttccaactatttcaaatgaacatgccAGACGAGCACATGCCTTGACGCCAcagactgtatgtaaaatgttttccaagagtttaagaagaccccAAGTCAcctcgctaaatgctaatgctaacgcaaacgctATGCTAAGACTACAAGTtattttagtgtgtgatgatcactcagcacagacttctaaatgctaaagcaacatggcatatctagctaataaaaaagaaaaacttacaaagcagcacctgatacgtttcacaaaaggagcctggaatgggcacaggctTACTCACCAGCCGGTGAGTAAGCATGTGTGTCGGGCGGAGGGaaggtgcagcacgtcacatgagtgacacaaccaaacaccgCTAAATGCGTGCTAACCACACatgcaataagaaaatatcacacgtgGTGAATTTGTGATGGAAACTAtcgcgaattttcatctcgttctcgtgtcgtcagacgacaactggcatccatctcgttatgttttagtctcccaagtcaCGTTTTCAAcgcgtcatcatcatgaaaaaaattgtgcgtTGACAAACTAATTTTTGTTAtggtcatcattgacgaaaacaacaatgcctCGCAGGTGATTTTTGGATCAATGAATCCATTGCGGATTGGTTGTACTGCCAAGTGATGGCGACGGAAATAGAATAAAATTTCCATGTTAACCTAATTTCTAAGCAGTATACTGGCTGATGTCAACACGGATAGAGAGTAAAATATAGATTCATAAGTTTGTAGTTTTATACATTTATGATGAACGTATTTATCGGTTAAACTCTGGAAATTATTGGATAACTTTGCATGTCGATTTATACTTTGCACccctgaatcttctgcttgtGCCTCTAAAATATTAAGTTAGGGGCCACAGTGCTCCatgtaaaaaaaagtaagtCTAGAGCCCTGCAGGTGTGTTTAATTTATTGAAAACTAGCAGTACGTCCCGGCGTTTCAACAAATTTAAACCATGGACTCTAAACAGGGAATTACAAAACTGTGTGCGTCCATgtttaaatatgttctattcgaGAGCGTTACTTTTTagaccttttttaatcacaAGCCAAGAGTGCCCTCGCATGGCTTATTGTGGGTAATGTTTATTCCTTAGTCGGTCAGTGAAATAACATTTAAGCACATGTACAATTatattattttcataacattataTAAATCGCAGCTTTGTATCAGTTGAAGGCTGAGCCAAACTATGACGAAGAGTCagatttatagtccagaaaatatgGTACTTGTCTTTGCTTCATTGCCATTTATTTCGCAACCTTTTTTGCTCCAATATAGCATATATTTCTTTACTATCGCTCactgaccaaataattatttacagAAGGGTTCATTTTCTTACGTCAGTATAGATTCTCAGTCAACCAAGTCATGCTCAAATCCTCAAATGTTGAATCGATTGTTCGGGCAACAGTGGACTTCCTCTTAATCTGGGTTTACCATCTTGAAATGGATTTTGGTCTGATTTATCTGACCGTGGGGCTAAAATGTGCACGCTACCATCTGTATCACAGACATTTTGAGGTTCTGGTAAGGAAAAAAATAgactcaagaaaaaaataaatatttaaatttctTCTCACTTTCACTAAATACAGCTTCATTTCGGCATAATTGCCAATAATAGGGCATAAGTGTCTACCAGAGGTTTGTCAGCAAAACACTGTAATCGATAATTAAATAAGGAAACTGAACTCCATGAAGTTGCCCCATTTCAGACGAATGTTTACATAACAATGATGTCAactgtttgtgctacgtttttgctgtaaaaagttttgtttgtgctgctatcatttatGAGAtaattacaattcttttataggtcaatttgAGGTCAACCAGTCCcctattttgattaaaaatcgcTAAAAACAGTGTCAATCATTTGTGTTGGTATGCTTTTAATTTGTCGTGATTACATCACACAGACCCCTGTCTATGGCGGAAAGGAACCgcaatggtgccattcgtttgtgctaggtttgtgctgCTCTTGATTAGTAAATACTGAGATATACAGTAGTTttaagtgatgacgtc from Corythoichthys intestinalis isolate RoL2023-P3 chromosome 15, ASM3026506v1, whole genome shotgun sequence includes these protein-coding regions:
- the LOC130930876 gene encoding CLOCK-interacting pacemaker-like; translation: MSSFSQLVQHGRSSFTSVTHYVASKQDLERDSGFSDASSEYLGAVDGTDCEDAGRRRSTVGQDASGVQLAVMGGSYAGLSPMLIMNNFVLNQPSHVNANEKQWGFPSSLDVMPQSQMVLLQPMISPKTTPENTPQSKSYMSTLKSYPRIAPNSADTLSKRPGSSRIRGNSSSVYDQRHRRYQHRNGQRGTSVPEWTQQEVSANCSTLPAENSEPLNEKCLSSMTVTTSPSPRTYESRTELDNNPDICPDGLLAESDKLKRFSNTYNILSNCGLLGITMRTKQLIKDNKRTQSQIQLLREHTALLLEALGSGDPQLWTKLQLSLQDYNK